Proteins from one Fibrobacterota bacterium genomic window:
- a CDS encoding DUF92 domain-containing protein has product MARSPTLTRAELQRKAAHAAAFWPALLLPWLSPLQAMGVTAALLLMNLFVLPRAAPVLYRAEADGMGALEIILYPAALCACVAAVGYPAGGKPAWYLPLGAAWFALACIDAAIGLCCRAFPGGPSLPWNRRKPVTGVLLGCALAALPGLALAHWAARPQGAREWMGLGILFVAAAVAETLWFGVADNVVIPFTVCVLAPLVPGPLWPPGAGGILAGAGAGGIWPEAGSGIGTALLVGIPAAFGLLAWAARLLTPGGAVAGALMAFLLVRAEPWLFAFLAGFFVLGNLATRIGFAGKRERGIAEARGGRRGAAEVFGAMGLAAWMTPLAHLARARGGDVTPALLVIVAPLAAKAFDTVSSEIGKAVGGTTISLRSFRTVPAGSEGGVSLAGTLAGLAAAALMCAGIVPLGWGGWGAAGILLAISLAANVFESYWGEYAAGRGLDQGPHANVLMTLLAAVLAWLAFAAGLR; this is encoded by the coding sequence ATGGCAAGGTCGCCTACCCTCACCCGCGCGGAACTGCAGCGTAAAGCGGCGCATGCCGCCGCTTTCTGGCCGGCTTTGCTCCTCCCATGGTTATCGCCCTTGCAAGCCATGGGGGTAACCGCCGCGCTTCTGCTGATGAATCTTTTCGTTCTGCCGCGGGCCGCGCCGGTCCTGTATCGCGCCGAAGCCGACGGGATGGGGGCGCTCGAAATCATCCTCTACCCGGCCGCCCTTTGCGCTTGCGTGGCGGCGGTCGGTTATCCGGCGGGGGGGAAACCCGCATGGTACCTCCCCTTGGGGGCGGCATGGTTCGCCCTGGCCTGCATCGATGCTGCCATCGGCCTATGTTGCCGCGCGTTCCCCGGCGGCCCGTCCTTGCCGTGGAACCGGCGCAAACCCGTAACCGGCGTGTTACTGGGGTGCGCCTTGGCCGCGCTGCCGGGCTTGGCCCTGGCGCATTGGGCGGCGCGTCCGCAGGGCGCCCGCGAGTGGATGGGATTGGGGATCCTGTTCGTCGCGGCGGCGGTGGCGGAAACCTTGTGGTTCGGCGTCGCCGACAACGTGGTCATCCCCTTCACCGTCTGCGTATTGGCCCCGCTGGTTCCCGGTCCGTTGTGGCCGCCCGGGGCAGGCGGCATCCTGGCCGGGGCGGGCGCCGGCGGCATCTGGCCGGAAGCGGGTTCCGGAATCGGGACGGCATTGCTGGTGGGCATCCCCGCCGCCTTCGGATTGTTGGCCTGGGCGGCGCGCCTGTTGACCCCGGGCGGAGCCGTGGCGGGGGCCTTGATGGCCTTTCTCCTCGTGCGGGCCGAACCTTGGCTGTTCGCGTTCCTGGCCGGGTTTTTCGTCCTCGGCAATCTGGCCACCCGCATCGGCTTCGCCGGCAAGCGAGAGCGGGGAATCGCCGAAGCCCGCGGCGGCAGGCGGGGGGCGGCCGAGGTATTCGGGGCCATGGGCCTGGCCGCGTGGATGACTCCGCTCGCGCATTTGGCGCGGGCGCGCGGGGGGGACGTAACACCGGCGTTACTGGTCATCGTCGCTCCCCTGGCGGCCAAGGCCTTCGATACGGTCTCTTCGGAGATCGGAAAGGCCGTAGGCGGGACTACCATCTCCTTGCGGAGCTTCCGGACGGTGCCCGCGGGAAGCGAAGGCGGGGTTTCCTTGGCGGGTACCTTGGCCGGCCTGGCGGCGGCGGCCTTGATGTGCGCCGGAATCGTGCCTTTGGGTTGGGGAGGCTGGGGGGCGGCGGGCATCCTGTTGGCCATTTCCTTGGCCGCCAACGTTTTCGAATCGTATTGGGGCGAATACGCCGCGGGTCGCGGCCTCGATCAAGGGCCGCATGCCAACGTGCTGATGACCCTGTTGGCCGCGGTGCTGGCCTGGTTGGCGTTCGCGGCGGGGCTACGCTAG
- a CDS encoding helix-turn-helix transcriptional regulator — protein MQNTMVHCPVTTALSIIGGKWKVIILWHLKEGGVKRFGELQRMVRGISQKMLTQELRDLEESGLVARKVYPVVPPKVEYSLTETGWSLKPLLEQLCEWGLEYRKNRGELVEGDVATEPRALATVAN, from the coding sequence ATGCAAAACACCATGGTTCACTGTCCGGTTACCACCGCTCTCTCCATCATCGGAGGGAAATGGAAGGTCATCATCCTCTGGCACCTGAAGGAAGGCGGCGTGAAGCGCTTCGGTGAATTGCAGCGCATGGTACGCGGCATCAGCCAGAAGATGCTCACCCAGGAATTGCGCGACCTGGAGGAATCGGGATTGGTGGCCCGCAAGGTCTATCCCGTAGTACCTCCGAAGGTCGAGTACAGCCTCACCGAGACCGGCTGGTCCTTGAAGCCCCTGTTGGAGCAATTGTGCGAGTGGGGCCTGGAATACCGTAAGAACCGCGGCGAACTCGTCGAGGGCGACGTCGCGACCGAACCGCGCGCCTTGGCAACCGTCGCGAATTGA